The Candidatus Microthrix parvicella Bio17-1 genome has a window encoding:
- a CDS encoding VIT1/CCC1 transporter family protein, with translation MTAQPAAHAPSGDSPEHSDHHSHAPATRSSGRSGTNWQVHHHRDVSGGAARAAVFGISDGLVSNTALILGVAGANPPANTVLVAGLAGLVAGAVSMAAGEYVSMQAQKELIQRELSVEAAAIKNHPESEHRELVRLYRSRGVDRQTAERMSTQVMADPELALEVHAMEELGLHAESIGSPWQAAGSSFVAFTVGAIVPLVPWIIGSGTGAIVASVLAAVVLSAVVGGLLARFTERSVVLSGLRQVLITAFSCLITFGIGSAVGANV, from the coding sequence ATGACTGCGCAACCCGCCGCACACGCACCCTCAGGTGATTCACCCGAGCACTCCGATCATCACTCCCACGCACCCGCCACCCGCTCCTCGGGACGTTCCGGGACCAACTGGCAGGTGCATCACCACCGCGACGTCTCCGGCGGCGCAGCAAGGGCGGCGGTGTTCGGCATTTCTGATGGACTGGTCTCCAATACGGCGCTCATCCTTGGCGTGGCAGGCGCCAACCCGCCCGCTAACACGGTGTTGGTGGCCGGCTTGGCCGGGTTGGTCGCAGGGGCGGTGTCGATGGCAGCCGGCGAGTATGTGTCGATGCAGGCACAGAAGGAGCTCATCCAGCGGGAGCTGAGCGTCGAGGCGGCGGCGATCAAAAACCATCCCGAGAGCGAACACCGTGAGCTGGTGAGGTTGTACCGGTCGCGTGGGGTCGATCGTCAGACCGCCGAGCGAATGTCGACCCAGGTCATGGCCGACCCCGAGCTGGCTCTTGAGGTGCACGCCATGGAGGAGTTGGGTCTGCATGCGGAGTCGATCGGCTCGCCATGGCAGGCGGCCGGGTCGTCGTTTGTCGCCTTCACGGTTGGCGCCATCGTGCCGCTGGTGCCGTGGATCATCGGCTCGGGTACGGGCGCCATCGTGGCGTCGGTGCTGGCGGCCGTGGTCTTGTCAGCAGTGGTCGGCGGGTTGCTGGCGAGGTTTACCGAGCGATCGGTGGTGCTGTCCGGCCTGCGGCAGGTGCTGATCACCGCATTCTCGTGCCTCATCACCTTCGGTATCGGCTCGGCGGTCGGTGCCAACGTCTAA
- a CDS encoding DEAD/DEAH box helicase encodes MPFSPPVRSWFEAAFPEPTLAQARAWPSIAAGEHTLLCAPTGSGKTLAAFLWAIDRIGSAPSREAGGTRVVYLSPLRALAVDIEKNLRSPIRGIELAAQRVGGSFVAPSVGLRTGDTSPEERRKMAKRPPDILVTTPESLYLLLTSAARDGLASVETVIVDEIHALAPTKRGAHMALSLERLHTWVTAHGYPTPQRIGLSATQRPLETVADFLGGRDVDGAVSKPRPVRIVDAGITKELDLEVRVPVEDMASLGTIVEEPQAGAAAAGPQRRSIWPSMHPALLELVEQHRSTLIFVNARRMAERLSSRLNELHDEAIALKAEATDGTTGSLQPSRSDVVAAGAESIGTSNPDGVELVKAHHGSLSRERRLMIEDELKRGTLAGLVATSSLELGIDMGAVDLVIQVASPGSVAAGLQRIGRAGHQVGVPSRGRIFPRHRADLLETAVVAERMHSGEIEHTKIVRNPLDVLAQQLVATVALEDVSVEGLYALARGTANFAELSEVQFRNTLDLVSGRYPAEEFGGLSPRVVWDRTDDVVRARRGTQRIAVTSGGTIPDRGLFAVVLPDGTRVGELDEEMVYESRVGETFLLGATTWRIEDITFQKVVVTPSPGVPGKMPFWHGDGPGRPAELGRAVGAFVRELRSSTESEASTRLHAAGLDPWATDNLLGYLREQAEATDVVPDDRTIVVERFRDEIGDWRVCVLSPFGGRVHAPWAVALRQRLADRWDSELGEGAVEVMWADDGIVIRLPESVDELPLEELMIDPDEAEALVVAALPSTAAFASAFRESAARSLLLPKRRPDRRTPLWQQRQRAADLLGVAAKYPQFPILLEATRELLEDHFDLPALRTLLGDLAQRRTRLVAVDTDSASPFAQSLVFGWVAVYLYEGDAPLAERRAAALALDRDLLADLLGSEELRSLLDADVVAAVELERQRLADGRRARDGDEAHDLLRALGPLAAGDVEVRSQGDAATVATWIDELVTARRVYEVNVAGEARLAAAEDAGRLRDALGVPVPLGLPTEFTEAGPTPVRDLVGRYARTHGPFTAVELAAWFGFPLDVVRVTLEALASDGVVTSGEFRPGGAGTEWVDSEVLRQLRRRSLAALRREIEPVDGDALARFLPAWQHVGSRRTGADAVADAVETLEGAALAVSILDADLLGVRVRDYSPSMLDELCTSGEVVWAGAGSLGASDGRIRLAFRDRAALLLPDPIEVPDEPHHVAITNHLAASGASFWSDLKAAIATAELPYDDPTVLEALWDLVWAGAVTNDSLAPVRSRVAAGPRRRAAGGGAGKRGGRAGRRGAGRPRAGRISRLGPPAAAGRWSLVAGLTGGARAAAGSSSVEVRTARAMSLLDRYGVLTREMALAEGAEGGFAGVYPVLKLLEERGEVRRGYFVAGLGAAQFAHEGAAERLRTERESVPTEPQVHTLAAVDTAQPYGAALAWPDSSGSPTRTVGAHVVLIDGLLAAYLDRGGRTLITFQSGDGNDSSDSRGNAAARTELWVPALARLVNDGRVARIELGTIDGEPSSSHPLANTFKAAGFQTGYRGLTLR; translated from the coding sequence GTGCCGTTTTCTCCGCCGGTTCGCTCCTGGTTCGAGGCTGCTTTTCCCGAACCGACGTTGGCGCAGGCTCGGGCCTGGCCGTCGATTGCCGCCGGCGAACACACGTTGTTGTGTGCCCCGACCGGGTCGGGCAAAACCCTCGCCGCGTTTCTCTGGGCCATCGACCGCATCGGATCGGCCCCGAGCCGGGAAGCCGGTGGCACCCGGGTGGTGTACCTGTCGCCCCTGCGGGCCTTGGCCGTCGACATTGAAAAGAACCTTCGCAGCCCGATCCGCGGCATCGAACTGGCGGCCCAGCGGGTGGGTGGGTCATTTGTCGCCCCTTCGGTGGGGTTGCGCACCGGCGACACGTCGCCGGAGGAACGACGCAAGATGGCCAAGCGGCCTCCCGACATTCTGGTCACCACCCCCGAGTCGCTCTACCTGCTGTTGACCTCGGCGGCGCGGGATGGCCTGGCGTCGGTGGAGACGGTGATCGTCGACGAGATCCACGCGCTGGCCCCCACCAAGCGCGGCGCCCACATGGCGCTCAGCCTGGAACGCCTTCACACCTGGGTCACGGCCCACGGGTACCCGACCCCCCAACGCATCGGCCTCTCGGCCACCCAGCGTCCGCTGGAGACCGTGGCCGACTTTCTGGGCGGGCGCGACGTGGACGGGGCGGTGTCCAAACCACGGCCGGTGCGCATCGTCGACGCGGGTATCACCAAGGAACTCGACCTGGAGGTTCGGGTCCCGGTCGAGGACATGGCGTCGCTCGGCACCATCGTCGAAGAACCCCAGGCGGGCGCTGCGGCGGCCGGACCCCAGCGGCGCAGCATCTGGCCCTCGATGCATCCGGCCTTGCTTGAACTGGTGGAGCAGCACAGATCGACGCTGATCTTCGTGAACGCTCGGCGTATGGCCGAGCGCCTGTCAAGCCGCCTCAACGAACTCCACGACGAGGCGATCGCATTGAAAGCCGAAGCGACGGATGGAACGACGGGGTCGCTTCAGCCTTCTCGGTCAGACGTGGTTGCCGCCGGGGCCGAGTCGATCGGCACGTCCAACCCGGACGGTGTCGAGCTGGTGAAGGCCCACCACGGGTCGCTGTCGCGTGAGCGTCGGCTGATGATCGAGGACGAGCTGAAACGGGGCACCCTCGCCGGGCTGGTTGCCACCTCCAGCCTGGAGCTGGGGATCGATATGGGGGCGGTCGACCTGGTGATCCAGGTGGCCTCACCAGGCTCGGTGGCCGCCGGCCTGCAACGCATCGGCCGGGCGGGCCACCAGGTGGGTGTTCCATCGCGGGGACGCATCTTTCCTCGCCATCGTGCCGACCTGCTCGAGACGGCGGTGGTGGCCGAGCGCATGCACTCCGGTGAAATCGAGCACACCAAAATCGTTCGCAACCCGTTGGACGTGCTTGCCCAGCAGTTGGTGGCCACGGTGGCGTTGGAAGACGTCAGCGTCGAAGGTTTGTACGCATTGGCTCGGGGCACGGCCAACTTTGCCGAACTTTCGGAGGTCCAGTTTCGCAACACGCTGGACCTGGTGTCGGGTCGCTACCCGGCCGAGGAGTTTGGGGGGCTGTCCCCGCGGGTGGTGTGGGACCGTACCGACGACGTGGTGCGGGCCCGGCGGGGCACCCAACGAATCGCCGTCACCTCCGGCGGCACGATCCCCGACCGTGGTCTGTTCGCCGTCGTGCTGCCCGACGGCACCCGGGTGGGTGAACTCGACGAGGAGATGGTGTACGAGAGTCGGGTTGGCGAGACCTTCCTCCTTGGTGCCACCACCTGGCGGATCGAGGACATCACGTTCCAGAAGGTCGTGGTCACGCCTTCGCCCGGAGTGCCGGGCAAAATGCCTTTTTGGCATGGTGATGGTCCAGGCCGCCCCGCGGAGCTGGGTCGGGCGGTCGGTGCGTTCGTGCGCGAGCTGCGCTCAAGTACCGAGTCTGAGGCCTCGACTCGTCTGCACGCGGCGGGGTTGGACCCGTGGGCCACCGACAACCTCCTTGGTTATCTTCGTGAACAGGCCGAGGCCACCGATGTGGTGCCCGACGACCGCACCATTGTGGTTGAGCGGTTTCGCGACGAGATTGGCGACTGGCGCGTCTGCGTGCTGTCGCCTTTCGGCGGTCGGGTGCACGCACCCTGGGCGGTGGCATTGCGTCAACGCCTGGCCGACCGCTGGGACTCAGAGCTGGGTGAGGGCGCCGTCGAGGTGATGTGGGCCGATGATGGCATCGTCATCCGACTGCCCGAGTCGGTGGACGAGCTTCCGCTTGAGGAACTGATGATCGACCCGGACGAGGCCGAGGCCCTGGTGGTGGCGGCGTTACCGTCCACTGCTGCATTCGCCTCGGCCTTCCGCGAATCTGCGGCTCGCTCGCTGCTGTTGCCCAAGCGTCGTCCAGATCGACGCACCCCGTTGTGGCAGCAGCGCCAACGGGCCGCCGACCTGTTGGGGGTTGCCGCCAAGTATCCGCAGTTTCCCATCCTGTTGGAGGCCACCCGAGAACTGTTGGAGGATCACTTCGATCTCCCGGCGCTGCGCACATTGTTGGGCGATCTGGCGCAGCGACGAACCCGCCTGGTGGCCGTCGACACCGACAGCGCCTCGCCGTTTGCTCAGTCACTCGTGTTCGGGTGGGTGGCGGTGTACCTGTACGAGGGTGACGCCCCGTTGGCCGAGCGTCGGGCCGCGGCATTGGCCCTCGACCGAGACCTACTCGCCGACCTGCTGGGCTCGGAGGAACTGCGGTCGTTGTTGGATGCCGACGTGGTGGCCGCCGTCGAGCTGGAGCGTCAGCGGTTGGCCGACGGCCGGCGCGCACGCGACGGCGACGAGGCCCACGACCTGCTGCGAGCCCTCGGGCCGCTGGCGGCCGGCGACGTCGAGGTTCGCAGCCAGGGGGATGCCGCCACGGTCGCCACGTGGATCGACGAGTTGGTGACCGCCCGACGCGTCTATGAGGTGAACGTTGCCGGCGAGGCACGCCTCGCTGCGGCCGAGGATGCGGGGCGGCTGCGCGACGCGCTCGGCGTGCCGGTGCCGCTGGGGCTACCCACTGAGTTCACCGAGGCGGGCCCCACGCCGGTGCGTGACCTGGTCGGCCGCTACGCCCGCACCCATGGGCCTTTCACCGCCGTTGAATTGGCCGCCTGGTTTGGCTTTCCACTCGACGTGGTTCGGGTCACCCTGGAGGCGCTGGCATCCGACGGCGTCGTCACCTCGGGCGAGTTTCGCCCGGGGGGTGCAGGCACCGAGTGGGTTGACTCCGAGGTGCTCCGCCAGCTGCGCCGCCGCAGCTTGGCGGCCCTGCGGCGCGAGATCGAGCCGGTCGACGGCGACGCGCTGGCTCGTTTCCTGCCCGCCTGGCAACACGTCGGCAGCCGCCGAACCGGCGCCGATGCGGTGGCCGATGCCGTCGAGACGCTGGAGGGCGCCGCCCTGGCCGTCTCGATCCTTGACGCCGACCTGCTGGGCGTGCGCGTGCGCGACTACAGCCCGTCGATGCTCGACGAGCTGTGCACGTCGGGTGAGGTGGTCTGGGCTGGTGCCGGGTCGCTGGGTGCCAGCGACGGGCGTATCAGGCTGGCGTTCCGCGACCGGGCGGCGCTGCTGTTGCCCGACCCGATCGAGGTACCCGACGAGCCCCATCACGTCGCAATCACCAATCACCTGGCCGCCTCGGGGGCGTCGTTCTGGAGCGATCTGAAAGCCGCCATCGCCACCGCCGAGTTGCCCTACGACGACCCGACCGTGCTGGAAGCGCTGTGGGATCTGGTGTGGGCAGGCGCCGTCACCAACGACTCGCTTGCGCCGGTCCGGTCGCGCGTGGCCGCCGGGCCGCGTCGCCGGGCCGCGGGCGGCGGGGCCGGGAAACGTGGTGGTCGAGCCGGGCGTCGGGGCGCTGGTCGCCCTCGGGCCGGACGCATCTCCAGGCTTGGTCCACCCGCGGCTGCGGGCCGCTGGTCGCTGGTGGCGGGGTTGACCGGCGGCGCCCGGGCAGCGGCCGGGTCGAGTTCCGTGGAGGTGCGCACCGCCCGGGCGATGAGCCTGCTCGACCGCTACGGGGTGCTCACGCGGGAGATGGCGCTGGCCGAGGGTGCCGAGGGTGGCTTCGCCGGCGTGTACCCGGTGCTCAAGTTGTTGGAGGAGCGGGGCGAGGTGCGCCGCGGCTACTTCGTCGCCGGCCTGGGGGCTGCTCAGTTCGCTCACGAGGGTGCCGCCGAACGACTGCGCACTGAACGCGAGTCGGTCCCGACCGAACCTCAGGTGCACACGCTGGCGGCGGTCGACACCGCCCAGCCCTACGGCGCAGCTCTGGCCTGGCCCGACTCGTCCGGCAGCCCGACCCGCACCGTGGGTGCCCACGTGGTGCTCATCGATGGTTTGCTTGCTGCGTATCTCGACCGTGGCGGCCGCACCCTGATCACCTTCCAGAGCGGCGACGGAAACGACAGCAGCGACAGCCGTGGGAACGCCGCTGCCCGAACCGAGCTGTGGGTGCCCGCCCTGGCCCGGTTGGTCAACGATGGCCGGGTCGCCAGGATCGAGTTGGGCACCATCGATGGCGAGCCGTCGTCGTCGCACCCGCTCGCCAACACCTTCAAAGCGGCTGGCTTCCAGACCGGCTATCGGGGCCTCACCCTCCGCTGA
- a CDS encoding helix-turn-helix domain-containing protein: protein MSEDRRDGLTAEEAARLIGGSRPTLIRLLKSGEIPFRRTQGAHGHRRVSRVAALSYLRADIVRCRQAPDELAATADALYPIRVGDFMLTASSTQLLGRPVVSDVILTEPSETSPLIDLIWRCQGPTAIRSGTIMASPES from the coding sequence TTGTCGGAAGACCGCCGCGATGGCCTCACGGCCGAGGAGGCCGCGCGCCTGATCGGTGGGTCGAGGCCGACCCTGATTCGGCTCCTCAAGAGTGGCGAGATCCCGTTTCGGCGGACGCAGGGCGCTCACGGTCACCGTCGGGTCTCTCGCGTCGCTGCACTCAGCTACCTGCGCGCCGACATCGTCCGGTGTCGCCAAGCACCCGACGAACTCGCTGCGACCGCTGATGCGCTCTACCCGATCCGGGTAGGTGACTTCATGCTGACCGCCAGTTCGACACAACTACTTGGGCGGCCGGTCGTCAGCGACGTGATCCTCACCGAGCCCAGCGAAACGTCACCGCTGATCGACCTGATCTGGCGCTGCCAAGGTCCAACGGCGATTCGAAGCGGTACGATCATGGCTTCACCGGAATCCTGA
- a CDS encoding Dabb family protein, with amino-acid sequence MFRHVLLMTVRPDARPAEVKGLVEALRGLPAQIPEILSYRVGEDLGLRDDNATLALVGEFADERAWRTYLAHPAHRAVVTEHVEPVVAARQSVQFIAD; translated from the coding sequence ATGTTCCGCCACGTGCTGTTGATGACGGTCCGCCCCGACGCCCGCCCGGCCGAGGTCAAGGGCCTGGTCGAGGCCCTACGTGGGCTCCCCGCCCAGATTCCTGAGATTCTCTCGTATCGGGTGGGCGAGGACCTCGGCCTGCGCGACGACAACGCCACCCTGGCGCTGGTCGGAGAGTTCGCCGACGAGCGCGCGTGGCGCACCTACCTTGCACACCCCGCACACCGTGCGGTGGTTACCGAGCACGTCGAACCGGTGGTGGCCGCCCGTCAATCGGTCCAGTTCATCGCCGACTGA
- a CDS encoding YbaK/EbsC family protein — protein MTNETSATADASGTATSGSLARVARALEAAGIDAEVRHFDESTRTAADAAAALGVHQAQIAKTLVFLADGEPMVVVMGGDDRVDTAALGTVLNGAMIGRADADAVRRGTGFAIGGVSPAGLPGGLTVLVDRSLSDIGEIWAAAGTPTSVYRTSFTELLMVTRGREVSVAQQ, from the coding sequence ATGACCAACGAAACCTCTGCGACCGCCGACGCGTCTGGAACTGCGACGTCAGGCAGCCTTGCTCGGGTGGCACGGGCTCTTGAGGCTGCCGGTATCGACGCCGAAGTTCGGCACTTCGACGAATCGACACGCACCGCAGCGGATGCTGCCGCGGCGCTCGGAGTGCATCAGGCCCAAATTGCCAAGACACTGGTGTTTTTGGCCGACGGTGAACCCATGGTGGTGGTGATGGGCGGGGATGATCGGGTGGATACTGCGGCGTTGGGCACGGTGCTGAACGGGGCGATGATCGGCCGGGCGGACGCGGACGCTGTGCGCCGCGGCACCGGCTTCGCCATTGGTGGGGTGAGCCCTGCCGGACTGCCCGGTGGCCTCACCGTGCTGGTCGACCGCTCGTTGAGCGACATCGGGGAGATCTGGGCGGCCGCGGGCACCCCAACGAGCGTGTACCGCACCAGTTTCACCGAACTGCTGATGGTGACCCGCGGGCGAGAGGTGTCGGTGGCCCAGCAATGA
- a CDS encoding NYN domain-containing protein gives MIDDPVSAAVPLWVIDGNNVMGSAADGWWNDPAAAAARLAERVGRWARSTDASLVLVFDGAPNDAISAAAGGNLEVLFARRKGRDAADDRIVEEVAARYAEHPQTTVVTSDRGLIARLPPGVITAGAGRFLRSLTEL, from the coding sequence ATGATTGATGATCCGGTGAGCGCAGCGGTGCCGCTGTGGGTGATCGACGGCAACAACGTGATGGGTTCGGCCGCCGACGGCTGGTGGAACGACCCTGCCGCTGCTGCGGCACGGCTGGCCGAACGGGTTGGGCGCTGGGCCCGGTCGACCGACGCCTCGCTGGTGCTGGTGTTCGACGGGGCACCCAACGACGCGATCTCTGCAGCGGCCGGCGGCAACCTGGAGGTGCTGTTTGCCCGCCGGAAGGGTCGTGATGCGGCCGATGACCGCATCGTCGAGGAGGTGGCGGCCCGCTACGCCGAACATCCCCAGACCACCGTGGTCACGTCCGATCGCGGGCTGATTGCCCGTCTGCCCCCCGGCGTGATCACTGCGGGTGCCGGGCGGTTTTTGCGTTCGCTCACCGAGTTGTAG
- a CDS encoding DUF4916 domain-containing protein encodes MHPSAHGSPLAESGWLSPERLGAARDSVPMVYVDAVPVRVNPVGEVVEVGLLLRMLPDGSMSRAVVSGRVLFGERVRDALLRHLAKDLGPDAEPLLPVSVVPFTVVEYFPDHEITGFHDPRQHAVSLAYVVPVDGPCSPSQDALDLAWVTPEEAISVALGGEMTGGQGRLVRMALAFGAALP; translated from the coding sequence ATCCACCCCTCGGCTCATGGCAGCCCGTTGGCCGAGTCGGGGTGGCTCAGCCCGGAACGTTTGGGTGCGGCGCGCGATTCGGTGCCCATGGTGTACGTCGACGCGGTGCCCGTGCGGGTGAACCCAGTGGGCGAGGTGGTCGAGGTGGGCCTGCTGCTGCGCATGCTGCCCGACGGTTCGATGAGCCGCGCCGTGGTGTCGGGCCGGGTGCTCTTCGGCGAACGGGTGCGAGACGCACTGTTGCGGCATCTGGCCAAGGACCTGGGCCCGGACGCAGAGCCGCTGCTACCGGTGTCGGTGGTGCCCTTCACGGTGGTCGAGTATTTCCCCGACCACGAGATCACCGGGTTTCACGATCCTCGCCAGCACGCAGTCAGCCTGGCCTACGTCGTTCCGGTCGACGGGCCGTGCTCGCCATCTCAGGACGCGCTCGACCTTGCGTGGGTGACCCCGGAGGAGGCGATCTCGGTGGCACTCGGTGGAGAAATGACGGGCGGTCAAGGACGCCTGGTTCGAATGGCACTGGCCTTCGGTGCCGCTCTTCCCTGA
- a CDS encoding DNA-formamidopyrimidine glycosylase family protein has protein sequence MPEGDTLYKAAARLAPALVGRELTRFEAPRLQGLRPRPGERIEWVRSRGKHLLIACAGGLVVETHLQMAGTWQLVRTGDRWPRPAHLLRCRLDVDGWQALCFSAPQVRTWPAADVDTHRSPLAHLGPDLCRVDADLDAVVGLMSRLVGPTDVVGDVLLDQRMFCGVGNVYRNEVCWALRLHPTTPMTQLDDPMRKRSVATSARQLRSNLGAGPRRTVRGGLAVYDRAGAPCRRCQSRVQTGRSGLGDRVTFWCPSCQPTHR, from the coding sequence ATGCCTGAGGGTGACACTCTGTACAAGGCGGCTGCGCGCCTCGCCCCGGCACTCGTCGGTCGGGAACTGACGCGGTTCGAGGCCCCCCGGCTGCAGGGCCTTCGGCCGCGTCCGGGCGAACGGATTGAGTGGGTGAGGTCTCGGGGTAAGCACCTGCTCATCGCATGCGCCGGGGGGCTGGTGGTGGAAACCCACCTGCAGATGGCAGGGACGTGGCAGCTGGTGCGCACCGGGGACCGGTGGCCACGTCCCGCCCACCTGCTGCGGTGCCGTCTCGATGTCGACGGGTGGCAGGCGTTGTGCTTCTCGGCCCCTCAGGTCCGTACCTGGCCGGCAGCCGACGTGGACACTCACCGTTCGCCGTTGGCTCACCTGGGGCCGGACCTGTGTCGGGTCGACGCCGACCTGGACGCAGTCGTGGGGTTGATGTCCCGATTGGTGGGACCGACCGATGTCGTGGGCGACGTCTTGTTGGACCAGCGCATGTTCTGCGGGGTCGGCAACGTCTACCGAAACGAGGTGTGTTGGGCTTTGAGGCTGCACCCCACCACGCCGATGACGCAGCTCGACGACCCCATGCGAAAACGCTCGGTGGCAACATCGGCCCGGCAACTTCGCTCAAACCTGGGCGCCGGGCCGAGGCGGACCGTGCGTGGAGGGCTGGCGGTCTACGACCGGGCCGGGGCACCGTGTCGACGATGCCAGAGTCGCGTCCAGACGGGTCGCAGCGGCCTCGGTGATCGGGTGACGTTCTGGTGTCCGTCCTGTCAGCCGACACACCGGTAA
- a CDS encoding TlpA family protein disulfide reductase, with protein MGTQDSLPEAKEFQEEFNISSTELLWEDGFDSWQALGISAQPAGILLDADGEVVRSWQGPVPPDEVLAALA; from the coding sequence TTGGGCACCCAGGACAGCCTCCCGGAGGCCAAAGAGTTCCAGGAGGAGTTCAACATCAGCTCCACCGAGCTCCTTTGGGAGGACGGGTTCGATTCGTGGCAGGCCTTGGGTATCAGCGCCCAGCCGGCCGGCATCCTGCTCGACGCCGATGGCGAGGTGGTGCGGTCGTGGCAGGGGCCGGTGCCGCCTGACGAGGTGCTGGCCGCCCTGGCCTGA
- a CDS encoding sugar transferase: protein MTFTIGARAPDSVDRLVDFDFDTRPLRPSGFGAKVSLATADSITMLVTSLLVMGLVACFGDWGPTSWRNHLLVLGISVPIWPTVFVQHKLYTTRFVTRLLDETRRVTHAIFIGVVALVVVASLAKLDVSRAYLVGLLVLGNVFLVSERFAARRIFARRRSGGASMKRVLVVGTSTEAVALHQMFKVEKHLGYEAVAFVDDDLGASPEIDGIPVFRDIEDLVPLADATSAQGVVIAATALSLERSNHLVRELSEAGLHVEITWPLRDIASHRLTVRPLGRFPVAYVEPVARYGWRRVAKRTFDLLVAGTGLIVVSPVLAAAAIAVKLTSPGPVLFRQTRVGQYARPFEVLKLRTMVLDAEARLAALGELNEADGPMFKMAHDPRITRVGGFLRRTSLDELPQLWNVARGQMSLVGPRPALPSEMVEWDSELYNRLRVKPGITGMWQVNGRSGSSFADYQRLDLYYVDNWSILVDVGILAKTLPAVLSSRGAM, encoded by the coding sequence ATGACATTTACCATCGGCGCGCGGGCGCCGGATTCTGTTGATCGGCTGGTCGACTTCGACTTTGATACGCGGCCGTTGCGTCCCTCCGGCTTTGGCGCCAAGGTTTCGTTGGCGACAGCCGATTCGATCACGATGCTGGTGACCTCCCTCCTGGTGATGGGATTGGTTGCCTGCTTCGGTGACTGGGGGCCGACCTCCTGGCGCAATCATCTGCTGGTGTTGGGCATCTCAGTGCCCATCTGGCCCACCGTGTTTGTGCAGCACAAGCTGTACACCACCCGCTTTGTCACCCGGCTTTTGGACGAGACGCGGCGAGTGACACACGCCATCTTCATCGGCGTCGTCGCATTGGTGGTCGTCGCGTCGCTGGCAAAGCTGGACGTTTCGCGGGCCTATCTGGTGGGGCTGCTGGTACTGGGCAACGTGTTCCTTGTCTCAGAAAGGTTTGCGGCGCGTCGGATCTTTGCCCGTCGCCGCTCGGGTGGGGCGTCGATGAAGCGGGTGCTGGTGGTGGGCACCAGCACGGAGGCGGTCGCGCTGCATCAGATGTTCAAGGTCGAGAAGCACCTGGGTTATGAGGCGGTGGCCTTCGTTGACGACGATCTGGGTGCCTCCCCTGAGATCGACGGCATTCCGGTGTTCCGAGACATTGAGGACCTGGTCCCGCTTGCGGATGCCACGTCGGCTCAGGGCGTCGTTATCGCTGCGACGGCGCTGAGCCTGGAACGATCCAACCATCTGGTGCGTGAGCTGTCCGAGGCCGGGTTGCACGTCGAGATCACCTGGCCCTTGCGCGACATCGCTTCGCACCGTCTCACGGTTCGGCCGCTCGGCCGCTTCCCCGTTGCGTATGTGGAGCCGGTGGCCCGCTACGGGTGGCGTCGAGTGGCAAAGCGAACGTTCGACCTGCTGGTGGCCGGCACGGGCCTGATCGTGGTCTCGCCCGTGCTGGCGGCTGCTGCGATCGCGGTGAAGCTCACCTCGCCCGGGCCGGTGCTGTTTCGTCAAACCCGGGTTGGTCAGTACGCCAGACCGTTTGAGGTGCTCAAGCTGCGCACGATGGTGCTTGACGCCGAGGCCCGCCTGGCGGCCCTCGGCGAGTTGAACGAGGCCGATGGTCCCATGTTCAAGATGGCACACGATCCCCGGATCACTCGGGTTGGCGGGTTTCTGCGGCGCACCTCCCTTGACGAACTCCCGCAGCTGTGGAACGTCGCGCGGGGCCAGATGAGCCTGGTCGGCCCTCGCCCGGCGCTGCCGTCCGAGATGGTCGAGTGGGACTCGGAGTTGTACAACCGCCTCCGGGTCAAGCCCGGCATCACCGGCATGTGGCAGGTGAACGGCCGCAGCGGGTCGTCGTTCGCCGACTATCAGCGCCTGGACCTGTATTACGTCGACAACTGGTCGATCCTGGTGGATGTCGGGATTTTGGCAAAGACCTTGCCCGCCGTGTTGTCGTCGAGGGGTGCCATGTAG